The DNA window AATATGCTCCATAGTAAAGTTTCAGTAAACATGTCATCTAGACTTAGACCGTGATATTTTTTAGGCTCCCAATATTtctctaataataaataaaattctgTTATATCTGCGAAATAACCGAAAAACATAAAGCCCAAATTAGACATTGCaaaatccaaaattttgaaactGTTATCCTCATCAACCAACCGTATTAAAGAATCATCAagtaaattattttcatttataaaAGGTACATGCATCATGCATAGCATTCCATTGAAACATGCCTCTTTGACGATCCAATGATCCCAATTTTGATATAAAGACAAAATGTGCGACTCGATAGTAGATTCTACGGTAGATCGAGAAAAGGTCGAAGTTAAACATTCATTTTCTAACCCTTTATTTAGACAATTGGTACACGGTACTAATCTGTCgcatttaattctttttttggaacAAACGGGGCACGATGTCTTTCTTGTTAATACTGAACGCCTTTtaatcataatatttttattattcttacctgttccttttttttttttttttttttttttttttttttttttttaagataTATGATGAAAAATAGGTAAAATGGGGTGTACAATAAGTTCTTAATGTCTTGAATatgtttatataatttatttcattCTTTGCAAAGGTATTACTTCGGATTCCGCAATTGATGATAGCGGactaaaatatattaaccATTTTCTTGGAGGAGACGAAAATGAAGAGGGATATACGTTATTGATTGCTAATTGCATTTAAGCATAGCAAAGAcatattgataaaaaccGATATTAACGTTCagtaaattaataaaaactaaataattaaaaactaaTTCTGTAAGAATTATACCAAggaaaagaatatatatatgagctgaaaattttttacttagataaataaacaacttACTAGTTTCAACTTATTTCATAAATTAGAAATATTCATATGAATACACTTTGTTTCCATATATGCATCCATACCGCTTTCGCCCAATTCTCTACCAATTCCAGACATTTTATAACCACCAAATGGACAACTAACCTCTTCTTCGTTTGAAGAATTACACCAAACGGTACCAGCCCTGACATCTTTGGCAAATTGGTTAATAACCCTAACATTTTCACTAAAAACAGCAGCAGCTAGACCATATGACGTATCATTGGCCAAGCTAACCGCTTCATCATAATTAGAAAACTTAGTGATTACCCCCACTGGACCAAAAATTTCCTCTTGGAATAACTTTGAAGTGCTTGGAACATCAAGGAAGATAGTTGGTGGTATAAAATACCCTCTTTTAGAACATTCATTGACAGTTTCTGGGTTATTCAAGCATTTATAGTTTAAGGTTTTCTTCCCTTCGTTGACATAACCAATAACACGGTCGTATTGAACTTTTGATACAACAGGACCCACTTGacaatttttatcaaaaatattgggGCTGATGTTCCAGTTTTCAGCAAcatatttaacaaatttcTTAATAAACACATCATAAACAGAATTTTCCACTAAAATTCTAGAATTTGCTGTACAATTTTGACCACTGTTGTAAAAGATACCCATGCTGATCCACTTAACAGCCTCATCCAAATTAGAATCTTTGAATAGAACAGCTGGTGATTTTCCGCCACACTCTAGGGTAACATTTTTCAAGTTGGACAATGCAGCCATCGACATAATTTTCTTACCAACTGCAGTTGATCCAGTGAAGGCAATTTTGTCAATATCCATATGCTCTGCTAGAGCAGAACCTGCAATGTTGCCGTATCCTGGAACAACATTCAAAACACCTGGTGGGAACCCAgcttttttgaataattgtGCCATGTATAACAAAGACAAAGATGTATTTTCTGCAGGCTTAATTACAATACAATTGCCGGCAGCCAAGCAGCCTTGGATTTTCCAACTAGCCATTGCCGCTGGGTAATTCCATGGAACAATTTGAGCAACAACACCAAATGGTTCTCTGACTACGAGAGCgtatttatcattattgacCGGGATGTATTGGCCCTTTACATACTTATCAGATGCACCGCTAAAATATCTAGTTAATTCAAGAATTTGTTCCAAATCACCCAAGGCATTAGTGTGATATGGTTTACCTGAATCAATTGAATCAATAGCAGCTATGACATCTTTATGTTCATTTATTAGGTCATATAATTTGGATAGGAGAATACCCCTGTCTGCAGGTGTAGTCTTGGACCAAGTCTCTTGGTACGCTAAGCGTGCAGCTTTGACTGCATTGTCTATATCCTTATGTGAAGCAGCATAAAACTTAGCAATTGGTTCACCCGTGGATGGGTTGGATGTTTCTATTGTGGCATCGTCTGAGGATTTTACAaattcattattaataaataaacctAAAGGTTGATTATAAGTTAGGTTTAATTCTGGAACAATTATATCCTTGAATAGAGACATTGGTAGCTTGTGGTATAAAAAACCTAATTccctttttatatatatatttttttttttttttgagtaTTTGGAGTATGTAAtaagtttatatttaaatgttttggttaaatttaatagatTATTTGTAGCACATTTACTAAGAAAGGAAAGAAGgaaggaaagaaagaaaaaaaaaaaaaaaaaaacatgaacaaatgaacaaataaaagttgagtatttatataaaaaatgaataaaattataaattttttacaaagACAGCGTTAGGGAAAGAGatggaaagaaagaaatataatataatatcaattaaattaaaGGTAGATTATGGTATGTGTGTTACTAtatgatataaataatattattgcttttttttacatttatGTTATATGCAAGTCGGCTAAACATTCCTAATTAGGGGAGATAGTAACATATATTACGAAAACTTTGTGTAACTttaaatcataaa is part of the Saccharomycodes ludwigii strain NBRC 1722 chromosome III, whole genome shotgun sequence genome and encodes:
- a CDS encoding uncharacterized protein (similar to Saccharomyces cerevisiae YMR169C | ALD3 | ALdehyde Dehydrogenase) — protein: MSLFKDIIVPELNLTYNQPLGLFINNEFVKSSDDATIETSNPSTGEPIAKFYAASHKDIDNAVKAARLAYQETWSKTTPADRGILLSKLYDLINEHKDVIAAIDSIDSGKPYHTNALGDLEQILELTRYFSGASDKYVKGQYIPVNNDKYALVVREPFGVVAQIVPWNYPAAMASWKIQGCLAAGNCIVIKPAENTSLSLLYMAQLFKKAGFPPGVLNVVPGYGNIAGSALAEHMDIDKIAFTGSTAVGKKIMSMAALSNLKNVTLECGGKSPAVLFKDSNLDEAVKWISMGIFYNSGQNCTANSRILVENSVYDVFIKKFVKYVAENWNISPNIFDKNCQVGPVVSKVQYDRVIGYVNEGKKTLNYKCLNNPETVNECSKRGYFIPPTIFLDVPSTSKLFQEEIFGPVGVITKFSNYDEAVSLANDTSYGLAAAVFSENVRVINQFAKDVRAGTVWCNSSNEEEVSCPFGGYKMSGIGRELGESGMDAYMETKCIHMNISNL